Within the Caldisericota bacterium genome, the region ATAGTCATATTATCACATGCATCATAACTTCTGCCAAGACCAAATACCTTCACGACAAGGCTGTATCCACAAGGAGTGTATGTTGTTGGATAGTTAAATGTAATGCCGTAGAGATTGAACGGGCAGTCTCCAAATTTAAGACCATCATCTACAAGTACCTGATTTTCATCATAGATACCGGTAGATTTGAATGTCTGTAAGGGCTGGTCTGGAATGTTTGGTTCAAGAGCGCCAAGAGGATTATACCATATCATCGACCCATCTACTGGAACTCCGCTCCAGGTATCAACTGTGAATGCATCTTCCAGAAGATCGCCGTTTTCATCGGTCATGTACATTGCAACAATATAGTTAGGACATGAGCAGGTTAAATCAACAGGTGCACCTGTTGGGTCAATCGAGATTGAAAGTTGATCAACTTTCTTTCCCACTTCAACAGTTGCAGCATCTATAACATCTGCTCCTGTAAGAGTTACCCCACCATATGTACAGGAAGGAACTTCACAGATGTCAAATGTCTTAGTGAATTCGTGGCAACAAGCATTGGTTGACATTACGTCTTTGGAAACTAGATCGTCTCCGTCCCAATCATCACAATTAGTATTCGCTCTTTCCCATGCAACCATATCAACTGTAACAGAAATTTTACCTGCCTGGGTGATAAGAACTTTCAATTTGTCACCAAGATCTTGATAACAAAAAGTACTTCCAGTAGTGTCAATTACTTCAATTGGTCCATTGATAGACCAGGATGCATCATAAACATACCAGTCCGTAACCATTGAAGCAGGCATATCCCATGAATCAACTTTAATCTCAAAACTGTTTCCAATTGTGCAAGGAAGTTTATCGTAAACGCTCTCAACAGAATCAAAAACCCATGGAGGAGTATCATCGCCGTAAGGACTTACTGCATCTGGTGCAGTGACATCAACATACGGATTGAATACAGTTTTGGTAACTGTGTTTATTATAACATTGTTAGAATATTTTGTTTCAGTAAGATACCACGTCTTTTTTGCTCTGAATCTTACATCAACACTATTTCCTACTTCAATCTCAGCCCTGTAGAATCCTGGAGAGATTTCGGCAAAAATAGACATGGCTGTCCAAGTTATATCGCCATCAACCACAGTTAACCCTGCAGTAGTTGGCCAGGTAGGTTCTGTAGCAGCCGCAGTACCTCCATCAACAGTACATCGATAATACAAACCGCTGAATCCAGTTGTTGGTAGTACTAAGCTTCCTACACCATAGTCAAAGTTCGCAACCCAATCAATAATGCCCGTATTTTCAATTACATTTGTTGTTATGATCGTTGCCCCAGTTACAGGATCTCCATCTTGGTTAACAAGGTAAAGAAGAACTGGCTGGTCATTCTGGCTCTTGTAGATACGGACAGGACTGATGTAGGTGCTCAAAGCCATCGTAATATCAGGAATATTGCTCAGTATATCATAAATCATCCAGTCGTTGTCTGGAACTAATGCACCTGCGGTGGTTATATCGGGATCTGAAATGGATGCATAAAGGCCGTCTGGGTAAGCATCCCTTATAAATACTTTGAAATCTCCAACCTGGGTATCAGGATCCACCGGAAATGTGAGAGCAAAATATCCTGAAGAGAGTGCTGCAACTGTGTAGTGTGCAATAATAGCGTCATTAGGATCGGTAATACCAACTATTACTGGAACAAGGACTGTCTGGCCGGAACCTCTTGTAATCCAGCCTTCAATCGTGTTGAACCCTGCACAGGGTTCAATTGTATCTGCTTTCCACGTGAGATTGTACTGGATAAAGATAGGATCAGCTAATGTTGCAGATTCAGTATCGCCACCACTCTCTGTAACCTTAATCATATAAGGGCCGTCGTATGAGACGTTACCTGTTCCAATTTGAAACGGGTAAGTCAGGGTGCCATCCACTTGATATGCAGTCACCGAGTCAATAAGTTCATTATAAGCAGTATTATTCCAAGCAAGTAATTCAATCACATAAGCATCACCTGCATTTACGGTATCAAATGTCACTGTACCGTGGATCGCATCGCCCATCTTGTAAACATAGGTATCATCCACAAAAGGAGTAACAGCACCTGGTGTGCCATTATAATAATACTCTGGATTACTAATAGCATCAACGCTCTTTGCATGATCAGCAACAGGATTTATAGAAATTTCTGTTGTTGCTGCCATTGCGGTTGGTGCATTTGCAAATACTGCCGCAAATGACATCAGCATCGATACCGCGATAAAAATACTTAGAAACTTTTTCATTAAAAGTTCCTCCTTTCATTTTGTAAAATTTTTAAACGTTTAAAAACCTTTTTCAAGATCTTTTTTTAATTCTTTTTCATCCTTTTCAATGCTTTAATGCTTTATTTTTTCCTCTTTCTTTACCACCTCCATTTGCTCTTTCTTTCAGAGCATATATTTTATATTGAAATTAACTGCCCCAGAACCTAAAAACATTTGCAGAGGTCCATGTTGTGCATCGCTGCATCCTCCGGTGACTCACCCTGTTAATCTTTAAACCCTGAAGCAAGTATCCCCAAAAATGGTTATTGCAATTACTTCTTTTCTTATCGTCATTGCGAACCTGCGTAAGCAGGTGAAGCAATCTCCTCTTTAACAACAAACAATTGTTTTAAAAGAGACAAAGAAAGAATTTTACTATGAGACTGCTTCGTCATTATATTCCTCGCAGAGACAGAAGAGAATTACCCTGCGACTGACGCGGCAATCTCCGTATTTCCTTTTACTCGTTTAGTTTTCAATGTACTTTCTATTTTTCTTTCCGCAGGAAGGTTCTTTTCTCAAAATATATTACAAACGGAATTTAACCTTCCACCTATATAGTGCAAATTTCGTGCCAGAACGGTAAATGCGCGCGAGTTTATATTTTAAGAAACTCAGTATTTATATGATGCTTTTATATTTTTTTAAAAATTTTCTGCTCGCCTTTTTGCAAAAAACCAACCACACTTTCGGGTAATGTCTGCCCTCTTTCTTGTGTAAAATTTACCCCACCGTGTAAACTTCCCCTGCTATTTTTCCCTACCGCTACCAAAACTTGCAACAAATCCTTTTCCACTCCTCTTTTTTCCCTTTACTGTTGAGATCGCCACGCTCGTTTCACTCGCTCGCGGAGACGAAAAAAAGTGTCATTGCGTTTTTTTCTTGTCATTGCGTTGTCATTGCGCTTTTTCCCGTCATTGTGAGCATTTCTTTGGAATGCGCGGCAATCTCCTCCTTTGTTTCCTCCCTGTCGTCATTGCGCGGAGCACAGCGACAAAGCAATCTCCTCCTTAACAACAAAACATTATTTTATATTTCTTCGTATAAATCATTCCATTCTTTATTAATGTTGTTAATTAAATCCAGCTTATTTTTCCGAGAGCCAGCCTTTAGTTGTTTTTCTCGTGTGATTGCATTATAAGCATCCTCAAACACTTCATAATACACAAGCTTGTTAATATTATATTTTTTTGTAAATCCTTTTACTAATTTGTTTTTATGCTCGTAAATCCTTCTTTTCAAATCATTTGTTACTCCTATGTAAAACACAGTGCCATACTTATTAGTCATAATA harbors:
- a CDS encoding stalk domain-containing protein is translated as MKKFLSIFIAVSMLMSFAAVFANAPTAMAATTEISINPVADHAKSVDAISNPEYYYNGTPGAVTPFVDDTYVYKMGDAIHGTVTFDTVNAGDAYVIELLAWNNTAYNELIDSVTAYQVDGTLTYPFQIGTGNVSYDGPYMIKVTESGGDTESATLADPIFIQYNLTWKADTIEPCAGFNTIEGWITRGSGQTVLVPVIVGITDPNDAIIAHYTVAALSSGYFALTFPVDPDTQVGDFKVFIRDAYPDGLYASISDPDITTAGALVPDNDWMIYDILSNIPDITMALSTYISPVRIYKSQNDQPVLLYLVNQDGDPVTGATIITTNVIENTGIIDWVANFDYGVGSLVLPTTGFSGLYYRCTVDGGTAAATEPTWPTTAGLTVVDGDITWTAMSIFAEISPGFYRAEIEVGNSVDVRFRAKKTWYLTETKYSNNVIINTVTKTVFNPYVDVTAPDAVSPYGDDTPPWVFDSVESVYDKLPCTIGNSFEIKVDSWDMPASMVTDWYVYDASWSINGPIEVIDTTGSTFCYQDLGDKLKVLITQAGKISVTVDMVAWERANTNCDDWDGDDLVSKDVMSTNACCHEFTKTFDICEVPSCTYGGVTLTGADVIDAATVEVGKKVDQLSISIDPTGAPVDLTCSCPNYIVAMYMTDENGDLLEDAFTVDTWSGVPVDGSMIWYNPLGALEPNIPDQPLQTFKSTGIYDENQVLVDDGLKFGDCPFNLYGITFNYPTTYTPCGYSLVVKVFGLGRSYDACDNMTITYPMIAEDLYPINVTPTSTALTATSTVLEGEVDPDEMLAGVLPIIDITDPGFSVDAGSPYWSSVSWKFYFNDTLIDSQAYCHTWVQYGLSVTPSTTDTGYRFAFNYPLDDEGTFKIVGTSYYYDCTAKEVVTIEIPVLMPEFTVQIGLSDGTIIDNDGIITEGLTEYIYVAATDPRGIHDFTTDTNWTLVRYAAKNGCRFPTSDVCFGVPSGCTQPSPIAVTGFGNPNTTEDPAFMIFFEVYDWTWLYVDTFTLVPGTAAVDPTEVPFTIPPTTTHVTLSVKDAHGHGVPNVSATALTSGVAGSGYSSIAPAVTNNDGEMDWAFNPLQSGKYSVGLTFAGGLCLELPCGWGIGEDWNLPYVPTSGNLEIISVYQEPVLDIEAPVVTADAGEVVEGTVKISGTVEDNVGVVSLYIGAMKVDFAPDGAFSAVCSLAEGENVIKVVAFDAAGNKGEVELTVEYSVPTVTVVKVQIGSDIMTVNGQIAQLDAVAEIKEGHTYLPLRAIAEALGAEVTWIAETKGITLVLNDNTVGLQIGNVSAVVNGNVVAIFPPYLKPYGDGEFAATMVPARLISEGLGAEVGWDPALRIVTITLVQP
- a CDS encoding GIY-YIG nuclease family protein, producing the protein MDKQFYVYIMTNKYGTVFYIGVTNDLKRRIYEHKNKLVKGFTKKYNINKLVYYEVFEDAYNAITREKQLKAGSRKNKLDLINNINKEWNDLYEEI